Genomic window (Paenibacillus sp. PK3_47):
TTCCGGTTCAGTTAGCGGGGTGTTGCCCCTGCGGGCATTCATTCCGGTGATGATCGGTCCGTTGCCCTGAGGAGTAAACACAAGATCCGGACCATTGTCCGTCTCGTCCTCCAAAACCGGATTCTCACTCTGCTGATTTCCGCTCAGCCAGTCGCCAATCCTGCGGAAGAACAGCGGCTGGCTGCGTCTTGGAAGCAAATCCCCGTCGTCCAGCTCCTCATCGTCATCGTCTTCATATTGGGCAGGCTGAGGCTCCCTGGCCCTGGACGTTCTGGAAGAACGGGCCGATACCGGAACAGCTGCAGGCCGGTTCGCAGCCTTGACCTTGATTCCTTCGAACAGCTTCACCGCCCGGACACGCAGCAGCGAGAACAGCTCCACATATGACAGATTCGTAACCAGCATGAAGCTGATAGCCAGCATGACAATCATGATAAGCTTGGCTCCAAGGCTGCCGAACAGCCAGAGCAGAGCGGCGAATTCCAGAGCGCCTATATATCCGCCGCTTATATCCTTGCCCAGCAAATACACGCTGCTGTCGCTGGAGCCCGGTGAAAGCGCACCTGAAAGATCATTATGTATTTGTCCAAGCACATTGCCCGGATGCAGCAGTCCGATCGGGGCAAGCTTCTGCTCCATCGATGAAATTGAACTCATAAGACACAGCGACATTACAAGCAGCAGAGCCCCTGTATACCGGCTGTTCCAGTTCGCAGGCCATTTTCTGTGAATCATGACCATAAGACCGTAAATAATGCCGATCAGCGGCAGCACAAAATAAAACCGCCCAAGTAAATACCCCGACATGCTGGACAGCGAACGTCCAACCGCCGCTTCTCCTGATAGGGCAATCACGGATATGGTAATCAGCATAATGCCGTAAATTTCATATTTTAAAAAGCTGCCGATCAGCACTTTTTTCTTTTTCTTTCTTCGTTTAGCCACACCAGCCACCCCCGGAACAATATTATACCATATAATGGCGTGGCGTACCTATGTTCTCTTTTGTCAGAAAATGCATTTTCCGATAATATGTTCGCATTTTCTTAAAAGAGGCTCCGGGGATAACTTGTCAAAGGGTGTAACTAATTGTTGCTCCAGGCATAAATGCCGGGTCCAGATACTTATCCAGCGGGCAGTGCAGCAGCCTTACAATCCGCGCCTGTCCGCCTTCCAAAGGTTCGACCTGCATCAGCATTCCTTTGATGTTCACCTCTTGCAAAAGCCCGGTCACTTGTATAGCTCCTTCGAACACCTGCTCCATAGGGAGTACGGTATGGAATGTCATTGTTTCAGTCCTCCCTGCGCTACAGAGCCTTGAATAAGGGTGTCGCCTCCTGCAATCATTGCATTCAGGCGCGCCAGCGCTGCTCCAATACCGCCGACCTCATCCATTAGACCATACTTGACTGCGTCAGAGCCTCCTACAGCCGTTCCAATATCTCGGTTCAGCTCCCCTGTCTTAAACATGAGATCCTTGAACAATTCCTCGGAAATCCGTGAATGCGAAGTCACAAATTTAACCATCCGCTCCTGCATCCGCTCCATATATTCAAACGTCTGCGGAACACCGATCACCAGTCCGTTCATACGGATGGGGTGGATGGTCATCGTTGCACTTTCGGCAATGATGGAATAGCTGGAGGACACGGCAATCGGTACTCCGATACTGTGGCCGCCGCCGATCACAACGGTTACTGTCGGTTTGGACAGGGATGCAATCATCTCGGCTATAGCCAGCCCTGCTTCCACATCGCCTCCGACCGTATTCAGGATAATCAGCAGGCCTTTGATATTCTTGTTCTGTTCCGCAGCTACAAGCTGGGGAATGATATGCTCATATTTGGTCGTTTTATTATGCGGCGGCAGCACAAAATGCCCTTCAATCTGGCCGATAATGGTCATGCAGAAAATATCCGGCTCTCCGGCCGGGATTACCGTCTGTCCCAGCTCTTTAATTACACTTGCAGGTCCGGGAGGGACCGGTTCATGAACGGCCGGTTTCGTCTCTTCCGGGACCATCTCTCCATTGTTATTGCCGGTACTGATTCCTGGTATAAAATCCATCGTTCGCAGCTCTCCCTTTCCGCTTGCAGCTTTACGCACTGCAGCCAGCCATACTATTCTCTTCCGTAGTATGACATTTTGAGGGACTTCATTATTCAAGGTGCATTAAAAATGCAAAAACCCCTTTCTCCCTGGAAACCGTCCAATATTTCCGGGAAAAAGGGGCTTTTGGCCCAACATTGTATTGTAAATTAAGATTGTCTCTTCTTATACTTCCATAATGATCGGCAGGATCATCGGTCTGCGGCGGGTCTGCTCGTAAAGGAAACGGCCAAGGGAATCCTTGACGCTGGTCTTCAGGGAAGCCCACTCGTTAACCTTCTCGCTCATCAGACGCTGCAGCGTTCCGGATACGATCCGGTTGGCCTCATCCAGAAGCCCTTCCGATTCCCGCACATATACAAATCCGCGGGAGATAATGTCCGGTCCGGACACGATCGCACCATTCTGCTTGCTTAGTGTAACTACAACTACCAGAATACCATCCTGCGACAAAAGCTTACGGTCACGCAGTACGATGTTACCAACGTCACCCACGCCCAGACCGTCGATCAGCACATTGCCGGCAGTAACTTTGCCTGCTCTGCGTGCTGCACCGCCAGTAATCTCGATCACTTCACCGAGTTCAGTAATGTAGATGTTGCTTGGATCTACTCCGACGGATTCGGCCAGCAGCGCGTGCTTGCGCTGCATACGGTATTCACCGTGGATCGGCAGGAAATATTTCGGCTTCATCAGGTTAAGCATCAGCTTCAGCTCTTCCTGGCTGCCGTGACCGGATACGTGAACGCCGGAGTTGGAGCCGCTGTAAATAACATTAGCGCCAAGACGGAACAATTCATCAATCGTACGGCCCACATATTTCTCGTTACCCGGAACCGGAGTTGCTGCAATAATTACAGTGTCGCCCGGAAGGATGTCCACTTTGCGGTGGCTGGAGCGTGCCATGCGGGTAAGCGCAGACATCGGCTCGCCTTGGCTGCCTGTGCACAGAACAACCACACGGTTGCCGGCCATTCTGTTCATTTCTTCAGGCTCGATCAGCATACCGTCCGGAACATGAAGATATCCCAGTTCGGAAGCGATAGATACCACATTGACCATGCTGCGGCCGATAACGGTAATCTTGCGTCCTGTAGATTCAGCTGCGTTAACTACCTGCTGGATCCGGTGTACGTTGGAAGCAAAAGTCGCTACAACGACACGCTGCTCAGCTTTGCGGAAAATATCTTCGAGCACGATGCCGACATTTTTCTCCGATGGCGTAAAGCCTGGCTTTTCAGCATTAGTACTGTCTGACAGAAGTGCCAGCACGCCTTTTTGTCCGATTTCGGCCATCCGGTGCAGGTTCGCATATTGACCGTTGACTGGGGTATGGTCAAATTTGAAGTCACCCGTATGAACGACATTGCCTTCCGGCGT
Coding sequences:
- a CDS encoding ribonuclease J, translated to MSKKNNNNDKLTIFALGGVGEIGKNMYVVQYANDIVVVDAGLKFPEEDMLGIDIVIPDISYLTENRDKVRGILLTHGHEDHIGGLPYVLKNLNVPVYGTRLTLGLVENKLKEANLLGDTKRILIHEDSELELGSTLKATFFRTNHSIPDSVGICIETPEGNVVHTGDFKFDHTPVNGQYANLHRMAEIGQKGVLALLSDSTNAEKPGFTPSEKNVGIVLEDIFRKAEQRVVVATFASNVHRIQQVVNAAESTGRKITVIGRSMVNVVSIASELGYLHVPDGMLIEPEEMNRMAGNRVVVLCTGSQGEPMSALTRMARSSHRKVDILPGDTVIIAATPVPGNEKYVGRTIDELFRLGANVIYSGSNSGVHVSGHGSQEELKLMLNLMKPKYFLPIHGEYRMQRKHALLAESVGVDPSNIYITELGEVIEITGGAARRAGKVTAGNVLIDGLGVGDVGNIVLRDRKLLSQDGILVVVVTLSKQNGAIVSGPDIISRGFVYVRESEGLLDEANRIVSGTLQRLMSEKVNEWASLKTSVKDSLGRFLYEQTRRRPMILPIIMEV
- a CDS encoding ATP-dependent Clp protease proteolytic subunit; the encoded protein is MDFIPGISTGNNNGEMVPEETKPAVHEPVPPGPASVIKELGQTVIPAGEPDIFCMTIIGQIEGHFVLPPHNKTTKYEHIIPQLVAAEQNKNIKGLLIILNTVGGDVEAGLAIAEMIASLSKPTVTVVIGGGHSIGVPIAVSSSYSIIAESATMTIHPIRMNGLVIGVPQTFEYMERMQERMVKFVTSHSRISEELFKDLMFKTGELNRDIGTAVGGSDAVKYGLMDEVGGIGAALARLNAMIAGGDTLIQGSVAQGGLKQ
- a CDS encoding YlzJ-like family protein; protein product: MTFHTVLPMEQVFEGAIQVTGLLQEVNIKGMLMQVEPLEGGQARIVRLLHCPLDKYLDPAFMPGATISYTL